In a genomic window of Microterricola viridarii:
- a CDS encoding transglutaminase family protein has translation MSRERAAQRPALLRPAPQRFALRGQPYWLLSGAVMLLAATGILAIAPLLARFEWWWASAAMIGVVGCASAVLRGWRVPPAVVPVLASACMLVVLTLTFGAGTGLLFLLPTPDTFAVFGSLLAEGQLSIQTQAVPAEATPGIVFLLAIGGGILVLLMDALAVAVRLPALAGIPVAVLLMVPTVVLRQPEQLWVLVFAAAAYLLLLRVDVRTRRFEEQARAALEGGSRGGPRVVAATKQPGLGPLGGAVGVGAFGIVAALFLTAATPLVSLGAQLGVGPPSSSLFGGAVNPLIDLGQDLRRPTSVPALSYSSDGNRPVYLKMLTLDSFAGESWVAGHSAFNQSNTVDAFPAPPGLGDQVSTLRVRTSVQIANVRSEWLPVPYPATSIEGLRGQWYWDSSALTVATTHSSIAGQNYVVNALELAPTQEDLAASGGAYPAEIASYVELPGDTPELIRETALAVTAEAGTPYLKAAAIQKFLRGRDFSYSEQSPVESGFDGGGLRAIEQFLIKRSGYCIHFASAMGVMARSLDIPSRISLGYAPGQRSRERLDGEARYDVQSSDLHAWPELYFENVGWVPFEPTPGRGSVPSYSLPSAAVTAPLAPTPGSTGAAAPGRDLRALDEQQQAGSLAQAADARALLSRTLLLSAGLVLLLSLPLLSRTGLRAARRHRARTGGGVQPLWQDLADTLTDCGHPVSDTETPRARAAQLAGVLGSAERADPAAWRPALDRLLAEVERESYARPGAPEPSGADAAHRARAELHDAALLDSAIRSATPFGRRVRARLLPASLFGRLRGAWGAGAEGAPSNTR, from the coding sequence TTGGCGCGTTCCGCCTGCCGTCGTGCCGGTGCTCGCCAGCGCGTGCATGCTGGTCGTCCTGACGCTCACATTCGGCGCGGGCACGGGGTTGCTGTTCCTGCTCCCGACGCCGGACACCTTCGCGGTGTTCGGTTCGCTGCTGGCCGAGGGGCAGCTGTCCATCCAGACGCAGGCCGTGCCGGCCGAGGCGACGCCGGGCATCGTGTTCCTGCTGGCGATCGGCGGCGGCATCCTCGTCCTGCTGATGGACGCCCTCGCCGTGGCGGTGCGGCTGCCCGCGCTCGCGGGGATCCCGGTGGCGGTGCTGCTGATGGTGCCGACGGTGGTGTTGCGGCAGCCGGAGCAGCTCTGGGTGCTCGTGTTCGCCGCAGCCGCCTACCTGTTGCTGCTCCGGGTGGACGTGCGGACGCGGCGCTTCGAGGAGCAGGCCAGGGCCGCTCTGGAGGGCGGCAGCCGCGGGGGGCCGCGAGTCGTGGCGGCGACGAAGCAGCCCGGCCTCGGGCCGCTTGGCGGTGCCGTCGGCGTGGGGGCGTTCGGCATCGTCGCCGCCCTGTTCCTGACCGCCGCCACACCGCTGGTCTCGCTCGGCGCCCAGCTCGGCGTCGGCCCGCCGAGCAGCTCGCTGTTCGGGGGAGCGGTGAACCCGCTCATCGATCTCGGCCAGGACCTGCGCCGGCCGACATCCGTTCCCGCCCTCTCGTACAGCTCGGACGGCAACCGCCCCGTCTACCTGAAAATGCTCACGCTGGACTCGTTCGCCGGGGAGAGCTGGGTGGCCGGGCACAGTGCGTTCAACCAGTCGAACACTGTGGATGCCTTCCCCGCCCCGCCCGGGCTCGGCGATCAGGTGTCCACCCTGCGAGTGCGCACCAGCGTGCAGATCGCGAATGTGCGCAGCGAATGGCTGCCCGTGCCCTACCCGGCCACGAGCATCGAGGGTCTGCGGGGGCAGTGGTACTGGGACAGCTCCGCTCTGACGGTCGCCACCACGCACTCCTCCATCGCCGGCCAGAACTACGTCGTCAACGCCCTGGAGCTGGCCCCGACGCAGGAGGACCTGGCCGCGTCCGGCGGCGCATACCCGGCCGAGATCGCCAGCTACGTCGAGCTGCCCGGCGACACGCCGGAACTGATCCGCGAGACGGCGCTCGCCGTGACCGCGGAGGCCGGGACGCCGTACCTGAAGGCCGCGGCGATTCAGAAGTTCCTGCGCGGGCGCGACTTCAGCTACTCGGAGCAGTCTCCCGTCGAGAGCGGTTTCGACGGCGGGGGGCTCCGCGCCATCGAGCAGTTCCTCATCAAGCGCTCTGGCTACTGCATCCACTTCGCCTCGGCCATGGGGGTGATGGCCAGGTCCCTGGACATCCCCTCCCGCATCTCCCTCGGCTACGCACCCGGGCAGCGCAGCCGGGAGCGGCTGGACGGGGAGGCGCGCTACGACGTGCAGAGCTCGGACCTGCACGCGTGGCCGGAGCTCTACTTCGAGAACGTCGGGTGGGTGCCATTCGAGCCGACGCCCGGCCGCGGCTCCGTGCCGTCCTACTCGCTGCCGAGCGCCGCCGTGACGGCGCCGCTCGCGCCGACCCCTGGCTCCACCGGCGCGGCGGCGCCCGGGCGAGACCTGCGGGCGCTGGACGAGCAGCAGCAGGCGGGGTCGCTGGCACAGGCCGCCGACGCCCGGGCCCTGCTCAGCCGCACGCTGCTCCTCAGCGCCGGGCTCGTGCTCCTGCTCAGCCTCCCGCTGCTCAGCCGCACCGGGCTGCGGGCGGCGAGGCGTCATCGGGCGCGGACGGGCGGTGGCGTGCAACCGCTCTGGCAGGATCTCGCCGACACGCTGACGGACTGCGGCCATCCCGTCTCCGACACCGAGACGCCCCGTGCGCGGGCCGCGCAGCTGGCGGGCGTGCTGGGCAGTGCCGAGCGCGCCGACCCGGCCGCCTGGCGCCCCGCCCTGGATCGACTCCTCGCCGAGGTCGAACGGGAGAGCTATGCCCGGCCCGGCGCTCCGGAGCCCAGCGGTGCGGACGCCGCGCACCGGGCGCGCGCGGAGCTGCACGACGCCGCGCTGCTCGATTCGGCGATCAGATCCGCCACCCCATTCGGCCGCCGCGTGCGGGCCAGGCTGCTGCCGGCCTCGCTGTTCGGGCGCCTGCGCGGCGCCTGGGGCGCCGGCGCGGAGGGAGCCCCCAGCAATACTCGCTAG
- a CDS encoding YceD family protein, with product MREVELEIPVPAQLGEGLVAVREGEIMDVDVRLEAVHEGVLVSASIEATASGICGRCLIDIELPVEVEFQELFAYSSDEAFEYEVQDDHVDLEPLIRDAVVLALPFQPVCRPDCPGLNPETGERLAEKPELTVEEPRDLRWAALADLQVSTDNEAGGDAGIDTKKER from the coding sequence ATGCGCGAGGTGGAGCTCGAGATTCCCGTCCCTGCCCAGCTGGGAGAAGGCCTCGTCGCCGTTCGCGAGGGCGAGATCATGGACGTCGACGTGCGTCTGGAGGCCGTTCACGAGGGCGTTTTGGTCAGCGCGAGCATCGAGGCGACGGCATCCGGAATCTGCGGACGGTGCCTGATTGACATCGAACTGCCAGTCGAAGTCGAGTTTCAGGAACTTTTCGCGTATTCTTCTGATGAAGCTTTTGAGTATGAGGTTCAAGATGACCACGTGGATCTTGAACCGCTGATCAGGGATGCGGTTGTGCTTGCACTTCCGTTCCAGCCGGTTTGCCGGCCGGATTGCCCAGGTCTCAATCCTGAGACCGGGGAGCGGCTTGCCGAAAAACCCGAACTCACCGTAGAAGAGCCGCGCGACTTGCGCTGGGCTGCGCTTGCGGACTTGCAGGTTTCCACAGACAACGAAGCAGGCGGAGACGCCGGCATCGACACGAAGAAAGAGAGATAG
- the rpmF gene encoding 50S ribosomal protein L32, with translation MAVPKRKMSRSNTRARRSQWKAEVPNLVKTVENGKVTYSLPHRAKVVTDSAGTELFMEYKGRKVADV, from the coding sequence ATGGCTGTTCCCAAGCGGAAGATGTCACGCTCCAACACGCGCGCCCGCCGTTCGCAGTGGAAGGCTGAGGTTCCCAACCTCGTCAAGACCGTCGAAAACGGCAAGGTCACCTACAGCCTGCCGCACCGCGCCAAGGTTGTCACCGACTCGGCCGGCACCGAACTCTTCATGGAGTACAAGGGCCGTAAGGTCGCCGACGTTTAA
- the rnc gene encoding ribonuclease III: MASLPEQPRDALAASLGIDIDDALLELALTHRSFAYENGGIPTNERLEFLGDSILGQAVTVMLYRSFPDLDEGHLAKRRASLVSSVALAEVARAIGLGQYIRLGRGEILTGGRDKASILADTVEAIIGAVYLDKGGDVATPFVLRLIEPLLADPDRFGVTMDPKTSLQEIAAHRGGGVPVYEITESGPDHDKRFVATVTVGDVTASGEGTSKKHAEMAAALEAWSRLTGRK, translated from the coding sequence ATGGCTTCTCTTCCTGAGCAGCCGCGGGATGCCCTTGCGGCGTCTCTCGGCATCGATATCGACGATGCGCTGCTGGAGCTTGCTCTCACGCATCGCTCCTTTGCGTACGAGAACGGTGGCATTCCCACCAACGAGCGCCTGGAGTTTCTCGGCGACTCGATTCTCGGGCAGGCCGTCACGGTCATGCTCTACCGCAGCTTCCCGGATCTGGACGAGGGACACCTCGCCAAGAGACGAGCCAGCCTTGTGAGCAGTGTCGCGCTGGCCGAAGTCGCCCGTGCGATCGGGCTCGGTCAGTACATCCGGCTCGGCCGCGGTGAGATCCTGACCGGCGGCCGTGACAAGGCCTCCATCCTCGCCGACACGGTCGAGGCGATTATCGGCGCCGTCTACCTCGACAAGGGTGGCGACGTCGCGACGCCGTTCGTGCTGCGCCTGATCGAGCCGTTGCTGGCCGACCCGGACCGCTTCGGGGTCACCATGGACCCGAAGACGAGCCTGCAGGAGATCGCCGCGCACCGCGGCGGCGGCGTGCCCGTCTACGAGATCACCGAGAGCGGCCCGGACCACGACAAGCGGTTCGTGGCGACGGTCACCGTCGGCGACGTCACCGCCAGCGGCGAGGGCACCAGCAAGAAGCACGCCGAGATGGCCGCCGCCCTCGAGGCGTGGTCGCGCCTCACCGGGCGCAAGTAG
- the mutM gene encoding bifunctional DNA-formamidopyrimidine glycosylase/DNA-(apurinic or apyrimidinic site) lyase yields MPELPEVEVVRAGLAPAIGGALVRGVEVFDERSLKRHDATSGNFEGLLLEQRMLAAVRRGKFLWIPLGSGRALVTHLGMSGQVLLRSPGFEESGLLRIRLAIEHPEHGEFWVNFVDQRIFGSMAVDRMVPTPDGAPAGFAGPAATDGANSWQLSLPSQVAHIARDPLDPAFSDAAFFAALSRKNTGIKRALLDQGLISGIGNIYADEALWAARLHYEQPASSLSTQKKRTLLAEVRHVLEKALAEGGTSFDAQYVNVNGASGYFAHSLNAYGQQGKPCPRCGTPIRREQFMNRGSHFCPKCQRLRAPRA; encoded by the coding sequence ATGCCTGAGCTGCCCGAGGTCGAGGTCGTCCGCGCCGGGCTGGCCCCGGCCATCGGCGGCGCGCTCGTGCGCGGCGTCGAGGTGTTCGACGAGCGATCGCTGAAACGCCACGACGCGACATCCGGCAACTTTGAGGGCCTGCTCCTCGAGCAGCGGATGCTGGCCGCCGTGCGCCGCGGCAAGTTCCTCTGGATCCCGCTCGGCAGCGGCCGCGCGCTCGTCACCCACCTGGGCATGAGCGGGCAGGTGCTGCTGCGCAGCCCCGGCTTCGAGGAGTCCGGCCTGCTGCGCATCCGGCTGGCCATCGAGCACCCGGAGCACGGCGAGTTCTGGGTGAACTTCGTCGACCAGCGGATCTTCGGCTCGATGGCCGTCGACCGCATGGTGCCGACCCCGGACGGCGCCCCTGCAGGTTTCGCCGGCCCGGCAGCGACCGACGGTGCGAACTCGTGGCAGCTGAGCCTGCCGAGCCAGGTCGCCCACATCGCCCGCGACCCGCTGGACCCCGCCTTCTCCGACGCGGCCTTCTTCGCCGCGCTCTCCCGCAAGAACACCGGCATCAAGCGCGCCCTGCTCGACCAGGGCCTGATCAGCGGCATCGGCAACATCTACGCCGACGAGGCGCTCTGGGCGGCGCGGCTGCACTACGAGCAACCGGCATCCTCGCTGTCGACGCAGAAGAAGCGCACCCTGCTCGCCGAGGTGCGCCACGTGCTCGAGAAGGCCCTCGCCGAGGGCGGCACCAGCTTCGACGCGCAGTACGTCAACGTGAACGGCGCCTCCGGCTACTTCGCGCACTCGCTCAACGCCTACGGCCAGCAGGGCAAGCCCTGCCCGCGCTGCGGCACGCCGATCAGGCGCGAGCAGTTCATGAACCGCGGCTCGCACTTCTGCCCGAAGTGCCAGCGGCTGCGCGCGCCCCGCGCCTGA
- a CDS encoding ATP-dependent Clp protease ATP-binding subunit, with amino-acid sequence MPEDFTEPGANSFDEFLSRYLAGEQARQARSIDLSRFLTARTQSILRQAGRFALERGQTELDALHILRVIVEDESVSQAIARIGVAPERIITATEARLPAATDVADIDAATITPSASRALFHSYQVARSSGSTYIDPEHLFFALVLGQDAPAGQVLARAGVTAEALTQQIREPVTAGAPGDAELGDREKAGGAAESATPMLDAFGTDLTQRAADGELDPVIGRADEIEQTIEILSRRTKNNPVLVGEAGVGKTAIVEGLARAIVEETVPEQLLGRRVISLDLPGMLAGTRYRGDFEERLTKTMEEIAAHTGELIVFIDEVHTVVGAGGAGDGGMDAGNILKPRLARGELHLVGATTLSEYRRIEKDPALERRFQPVKVGEPSIEDAVLILHGLKPAYEAHHGVRYTDAALRASVELSARYLNDRVLPDKAIDLIDQAGARLRLRLGMKTDVPALIARLAELEADKNAAVGAEHYEEASRIRDEIGAVQAKLDAATAQRGGAASGDAAHVVDEAQIAGVISRATGIPVNRLTESERERLGDLEGELHGRVIGQDDAVTAVAKAVRRSRTGMGDARRPVGSFLFLGPTGVGKTELAKSLAASLFDDESAVIRFDMSEFGERHTVSRLVGAPPGYVGYDEAGQLTERVRRNPYSIVLFDEIEKAHPDVFNLLLQVLDDGRLTDGQGRTVDFRNTVIVMTSNLGPEFLASRSGALGFVAGSDPSGFGSADDVRQRVMGKVREAMRPEFLNRIDEIVLFQKLDRPQLERIVRLMLDATASRLAAREIGLEVTDAAVSLLSERGYEPEYGARPLRRVIQREIDDRIADLFVSGAVGDGEGVRVDVADGEFLVTPVPRATLSLPQAA; translated from the coding sequence GTGCCCGAAGATTTCACAGAGCCCGGAGCCAACTCGTTCGACGAGTTCCTCTCCCGCTACCTCGCGGGCGAACAGGCACGGCAGGCCAGGTCGATCGACCTCAGCCGCTTCCTGACCGCACGCACCCAGAGCATCCTGCGCCAGGCTGGACGCTTCGCGCTCGAGCGCGGCCAGACCGAGCTCGACGCCCTGCACATCCTGCGCGTGATCGTCGAGGACGAGAGCGTCTCGCAGGCGATCGCCCGCATCGGCGTGGCGCCGGAGCGCATCATCACCGCGACCGAGGCGCGCCTGCCCGCCGCGACGGATGTCGCCGACATCGACGCCGCCACCATCACGCCCAGCGCCTCCCGCGCGCTGTTCCACAGCTACCAGGTGGCCCGCTCGAGCGGATCGACGTACATCGACCCGGAGCACCTGTTCTTCGCGCTCGTGCTGGGGCAGGACGCCCCCGCCGGCCAGGTGCTCGCCCGCGCCGGTGTCACCGCCGAGGCGCTGACCCAGCAGATCCGCGAGCCGGTGACGGCGGGCGCGCCCGGCGACGCCGAGCTCGGTGACAGGGAGAAGGCAGGGGGCGCCGCGGAATCCGCGACCCCCATGCTCGACGCCTTCGGCACCGACCTCACGCAGCGCGCCGCCGACGGCGAGCTCGACCCCGTCATCGGCCGTGCCGACGAGATCGAGCAGACGATCGAGATCCTCAGCCGCCGCACCAAGAACAACCCGGTGCTCGTCGGCGAGGCCGGCGTGGGCAAGACGGCGATCGTGGAGGGCCTCGCCCGCGCCATAGTCGAGGAGACCGTGCCGGAGCAGTTGCTCGGCCGGCGCGTGATCTCGCTCGACCTGCCCGGCATGCTCGCCGGCACCCGCTACCGCGGAGACTTCGAGGAGCGCCTCACCAAGACCATGGAGGAGATCGCCGCGCACACGGGCGAACTCATCGTCTTCATCGATGAGGTGCACACCGTCGTCGGTGCGGGCGGCGCCGGAGACGGCGGAATGGACGCGGGCAACATCCTGAAGCCCCGACTCGCACGCGGCGAACTGCACCTCGTGGGTGCCACGACGCTGAGTGAGTATCGAAGGATCGAGAAGGACCCGGCGCTCGAGCGCCGCTTCCAGCCCGTCAAGGTGGGGGAGCCTTCGATCGAGGACGCCGTGCTGATCCTGCACGGGCTGAAGCCGGCCTACGAGGCGCACCACGGCGTGCGCTACACGGATGCCGCGCTCCGCGCCTCCGTCGAGCTCAGCGCCCGCTACCTCAATGACCGGGTGCTGCCGGACAAGGCCATCGACCTCATCGACCAGGCCGGCGCGCGCCTGCGCCTCCGCCTTGGCATGAAGACCGATGTCCCCGCGCTCATCGCGCGCCTCGCCGAGCTGGAGGCCGACAAGAATGCCGCCGTCGGCGCCGAGCACTACGAGGAGGCCTCGCGGATTCGCGATGAGATCGGGGCGGTGCAGGCCAAGCTCGACGCGGCGACCGCGCAGAGGGGCGGCGCTGCATCCGGCGACGCGGCGCACGTCGTCGACGAGGCGCAGATCGCCGGGGTGATCTCGCGGGCCACCGGGATTCCGGTGAACCGCCTCACCGAGAGCGAGCGGGAACGCCTCGGCGACCTCGAGGGCGAGCTGCACGGGCGCGTCATCGGCCAGGACGACGCGGTCACCGCGGTCGCCAAGGCCGTGCGCCGCAGCCGCACCGGCATGGGCGACGCGCGTCGCCCGGTCGGCTCCTTCCTGTTCCTCGGGCCGACCGGCGTCGGCAAGACCGAGCTCGCGAAGTCGCTCGCGGCGAGCCTGTTCGACGACGAGTCCGCCGTCATCCGCTTCGACATGAGCGAGTTCGGCGAACGGCACACGGTGTCTCGGCTCGTCGGCGCCCCTCCCGGATACGTCGGCTACGACGAGGCGGGCCAGCTCACCGAGCGTGTGCGACGCAACCCCTACTCGATCGTGCTGTTCGACGAGATCGAGAAGGCGCACCCCGACGTCTTCAACCTGCTGCTGCAGGTGCTCGACGACGGGCGCCTGACCGACGGCCAGGGGCGCACGGTCGACTTCCGCAACACCGTGATCGTGATGACCTCGAACCTCGGCCCGGAGTTCCTCGCGTCGCGGTCGGGCGCCCTCGGCTTCGTGGCCGGCTCCGACCCCTCCGGCTTCGGCTCGGCCGACGACGTGCGCCAGCGCGTCATGGGCAAGGTGCGCGAGGCCATGCGCCCCGAGTTCCTCAACCGCATCGATGAGATCGTGCTGTTCCAGAAGCTCGACCGGCCGCAGCTCGAGCGGATCGTGCGCCTGATGCTCGACGCCACGGCGTCGCGGCTCGCCGCGCGCGAGATCGGCCTCGAGGTGACGGATGCCGCGGTGTCCCTGCTGTCCGAGCGCGGCTACGAACCCGAGTACGGCGCCCGACCGCTGCGCCGCGTCATCCAGCGCGAGATCGACGACCGCATCGCCGATCTGTTCGTCAGCGGCGCGGTGGGCGACGGCGAGGGCGTGCGGGTGGACGTCGCGGACGGCGAGTTCCTGGTGACACCCGTCCCGCGCGCGACGCTCAGCCTGCCGCAGGCGGCGTAA
- a CDS encoding DUF6434 domain-containing protein, translating to MGGAELLRWYWLKDELSAFARALGIRSTGGKELLTRRIAAALDGQPFAEPAARLGGGSAQLSGALTAATPIPRGQRCSQPVRAWFAEQVGAPFRFDGAMRAFFAETDGTQTLRDALAHYRATRGQGPQEIDAQFEYNRFTRGWHESHPGGSREELLRAWQAYRGQSVDERGRA from the coding sequence ATGGGCGGCGCAGAGCTGTTGCGCTGGTACTGGTTGAAGGACGAGCTCAGCGCCTTCGCCCGCGCTCTCGGCATCCGCTCGACGGGCGGCAAGGAGCTCCTGACGCGGCGCATCGCGGCGGCGCTCGACGGGCAGCCGTTCGCGGAGCCGGCAGCGCGGCTCGGCGGGGGCTCCGCGCAGCTGTCGGGGGCGCTCACGGCCGCGACGCCCATCCCGCGCGGGCAGCGCTGCAGCCAGCCCGTGCGTGCGTGGTTCGCCGAGCAGGTGGGCGCGCCGTTCCGATTCGACGGCGCGATGCGCGCGTTCTTCGCGGAGACCGACGGCACCCAAACCCTGCGGGATGCGCTCGCGCACTACCGCGCCACCCGCGGCCAGGGGCCGCAGGAGATCGACGCCCAGTTCGAGTACAACCGGTTCACCCGCGGCTGGCATGAGAGCCACCCCGGGGGTTCCCGCGAGGAACTGTTGCGCGCTTGGCAGGCGTACCGCGGCCAGTCGGTCGATGAGCGGGGCCGCGCCTAG
- a CDS encoding ABC transporter ATP-binding protein, translated as MTEQAAPPAGTSPADIPAPAAAAPPILALQGAGYRYHRGGLALDDVSLSIAAGESVGLVGESGAGKTTALRLLLGLDAPSSGAVLFDGEPLNRRDTAQIRRFRSSVQAVFQDPYSSLDPRQRIDRIVSEPLRSLGIASGREAAEQAASALESVGLDADVLRRYPHEFSGGQRQRIAIARAVVCKPRLLLADEPVSALDMSTRIQVIDLLQGLRDRTGLALVMVSHDLGAVASLCERTVVLRGGRVVEAGPTPQLLHAPAEEYTRALIAAVPRLPR; from the coding sequence ATGACAGAGCAGGCAGCTCCCCCGGCCGGCACCTCCCCGGCCGACATCCCCGCGCCCGCCGCGGCCGCGCCGCCCATCCTCGCACTCCAGGGCGCCGGCTACCGCTACCACCGCGGCGGTCTCGCGCTCGACGACGTCTCCCTGTCGATCGCCGCGGGCGAGAGCGTCGGCCTGGTCGGGGAGTCCGGCGCCGGCAAGACGACGGCGCTCCGGCTGCTGCTCGGCCTCGACGCCCCGAGCAGCGGGGCCGTGCTCTTCGACGGCGAGCCGCTGAACCGGCGCGACACCGCGCAGATCCGCCGCTTCCGCAGCTCCGTGCAGGCCGTCTTCCAGGACCCGTACTCCTCGCTGGACCCGCGCCAGCGCATCGACCGGATCGTGAGCGAGCCGCTGCGCTCGCTCGGCATCGCGAGCGGCCGGGAGGCCGCGGAGCAGGCGGCATCCGCCCTGGAATCGGTCGGCCTCGACGCCGACGTGCTGCGCCGCTACCCGCACGAGTTCTCCGGCGGCCAGCGGCAGCGCATCGCGATCGCGCGCGCCGTCGTCTGCAAGCCCCGCCTGCTGCTCGCGGACGAGCCGGTCAGCGCCCTCGACATGAGCACCCGCATCCAGGTGATCGACCTGCTGCAGGGCCTGCGCGACCGCACGGGCCTCGCCCTGGTGATGGTCTCGCACGACCTGGGCGCCGTCGCCTCGCTCTGTGAGCGCACCGTCGTGCTGCGCGGCGGCCGTGTCGTGGAGGCCGGGCCGACCCCGCAGCTGCTGCACGCTCCCGCCGAGGAGTACACCCGGGCGCTCATCGCCGCCGTGCCGCGGCTGCCCCGCTAG
- a CDS encoding ATP-binding cassette domain-containing protein, with the protein MSLLRIDRLSISSASAAPDARPLVDELYLSLEAGARLGLIGESGSGKSLTSLAITGLLPSGLAASGSITLDGVEVIGADERVLQPLRGPVASIVFQEPLTALDPLMRVGRQVAGPIRRHRGLRGSALDTAVRAALDEVALPDLDRMLRAYPHEISGGQRQRVAIAIALASRPALLIADEPTTALDVTVQAEVLALLNRLVAEREMALLFISHDLAVVSSMVDEVVVLSNGVAVERGPVARVLSAPEHEYTRRLVASARALDNALEAL; encoded by the coding sequence ATGAGCCTGCTCCGCATCGACCGGCTGTCGATCAGCTCCGCCTCCGCCGCGCCGGATGCCCGGCCCCTCGTCGACGAGCTCTACCTCTCCCTCGAGGCCGGCGCCCGGCTCGGCCTGATCGGCGAATCCGGCTCGGGCAAGTCGCTCACCTCGCTCGCCATCACGGGCCTGCTGCCGAGCGGGCTGGCCGCGAGCGGCAGCATCACGCTGGACGGCGTCGAGGTGATCGGGGCCGACGAGCGGGTGCTCCAGCCCCTGCGCGGGCCCGTCGCCTCCATCGTCTTCCAAGAGCCGTTGACCGCCCTCGACCCGCTGATGCGGGTCGGACGCCAGGTGGCCGGCCCGATCCGGCGGCACCGGGGGCTGCGCGGCAGCGCCCTCGACACGGCCGTGCGGGCCGCCCTCGACGAGGTGGCCCTGCCGGACCTGGACCGCATGCTGCGGGCCTACCCGCACGAGATCTCCGGCGGCCAGCGCCAGCGCGTCGCCATCGCGATCGCCCTGGCCAGCCGGCCGGCGCTGCTGATCGCCGACGAGCCGACGACGGCGCTCGACGTCACCGTGCAGGCGGAGGTGCTGGCGCTGCTCAACCGGCTCGTCGCCGAGCGCGAGATGGCGCTGCTCTTCATCAGCCACGACCTGGCCGTCGTCTCCTCGATGGTCGACGAGGTGGTCGTGCTGAGCAACGGCGTCGCCGTCGAGCGCGGGCCGGTCGCCCGGGTGCTGAGCGCCCCGGAGCACGAGTACACCCGGCGGCTCGTCGCCAGCGCGCGGGCCCTCGACAACGCTCTGGAGGCGCTATGA
- a CDS encoding ABC transporter permease gives MTAVTPSDATQHVSPRLKGRRRSRTLAIGIAFVGLIVAVALVSLVWLPYEPSDTSGGRLESPSWDHWLGTDKFGRDLLTQLMIGARIAITVGCGAVAVGAAIGITIGLVAAFAKPWLDDTISATLDVLIAFPVLLLAMLIVAAQGASLGTAVLAIGIALSAVVARLTRILASQVLRAQYVTAARTSGTRWFGIVGQHVLPNIWPTLGVNLALLFGAAVLAEASLSYLGLGAPPPNASWGRMLQEAQATFTTAPAGAIAPGIALVILVVGVNFIADGLRDLADPTRKRSR, from the coding sequence ATGACCGCCGTGACGCCCTCCGACGCGACCCAGCACGTCTCGCCCCGCCTGAAGGGCCGGCGGCGCTCGCGCACGCTGGCGATCGGCATCGCGTTCGTGGGCCTGATCGTGGCCGTCGCCCTCGTCTCGCTCGTCTGGCTGCCGTACGAGCCGAGCGACACCTCGGGCGGCCGCCTGGAGTCGCCCAGCTGGGATCACTGGCTCGGCACCGACAAGTTCGGCCGCGACCTGCTCACCCAGCTGATGATCGGCGCCCGCATCGCGATCACCGTCGGCTGCGGCGCGGTCGCCGTCGGCGCCGCCATCGGCATCACGATCGGGCTCGTCGCCGCCTTCGCCAAACCGTGGCTGGACGACACCATCTCGGCGACCCTCGACGTGCTGATCGCCTTCCCCGTGCTGCTGCTGGCGATGCTGATCGTCGCCGCCCAGGGCGCATCGCTCGGAACCGCCGTCCTCGCCATCGGCATCGCCCTCTCGGCCGTCGTCGCCCGGCTCACCCGCATCCTCGCCAGCCAGGTGCTGCGCGCGCAGTATGTGACGGCCGCGCGCACCTCGGGCACCCGCTGGTTCGGCATCGTCGGCCAGCACGTGCTGCCGAACATCTGGCCGACGCTCGGCGTCAACCTCGCCCTCCTCTTCGGCGCGGCCGTGCTCGCCGAGGCCAGCCTCTCCTACCTCGGGCTCGGCGCTCCCCCGCCCAACGCCTCCTGGGGGCGCATGCTGCAAGAGGCGCAGGCGACGTTCACCACGGCGCCGGCCGGCGCGATCGCCCCGGGCATCGCGCTCGTCATCCTCGTCGTCGGCGTCAACTTCATCGCCGACGGCCTGCGCGACCTCGCCGACCCGACCCGAAAGCGTTCCCGATGA